One genomic window of Paenibacillus xylanilyticus includes the following:
- a CDS encoding PepSY domain-containing protein, which translates to MNVRTKSIIGLLCVTTLAGAYFSYTEHQNNRQWEQQQQRNTQYWSHMQSIYLRDFDYALAESLAASTITDRQAALQSAIEHANIISEYVRIGSVTMNFQSSSSYEWFITEGRRYLAYPASEKGMSLTPDQLEQIQRLRTFARTALSYLEQMRKKALDSSSSDIQQISTEMEEALSELDMVFTSGNKAYNEFRYNQNPYIPLKPGTVFAGETTYTATELAAKAKIFMGEAWNKGAGKQIVHMASGGSSPEFGEVMDFRLSDTEGQSTSSYTVTLSKSGHVLQVRRKGSISKDAAVEQNMDLKQFIEVADAWMTRWSDERLTLAAKEIKETSIYLVYIPVREQISIPQMKVVWRFDRRTGALMSFDASNYFSHYNKNFPLNPKLTAEQASAKLGPYVNVSGKPKLKLHNDKLVYAFPVTGIEGVTHVYINARTGAGEGIDYKL; encoded by the coding sequence ATGAACGTTCGCACCAAATCCATCATTGGTCTGCTTTGCGTGACGACATTAGCAGGGGCATATTTCAGTTATACAGAGCATCAGAATAATCGACAATGGGAGCAGCAGCAACAGCGCAATACACAATACTGGTCCCATATGCAATCAATCTACCTGCGCGATTTTGATTATGCGCTTGCGGAATCTCTTGCGGCATCTACGATTACAGATCGGCAAGCAGCACTTCAATCTGCGATTGAACATGCCAATATTATCTCGGAATATGTAAGGATCGGATCCGTTACCATGAACTTTCAATCTTCGTCCTCGTATGAGTGGTTCATCACAGAAGGCCGCCGCTATTTGGCCTATCCCGCCAGCGAGAAGGGAATGTCGCTCACCCCGGATCAATTAGAACAAATTCAGCGCTTGAGAACGTTCGCGAGGACCGCTCTATCGTATCTTGAGCAGATGAGAAAGAAAGCTTTGGATTCCTCTTCTTCAGATATACAACAGATTTCGACCGAAATGGAAGAGGCCTTGTCTGAGCTCGACATGGTCTTCACGTCCGGCAATAAAGCCTATAATGAATTCCGGTACAACCAGAATCCTTACATACCTCTGAAGCCAGGAACCGTTTTTGCCGGTGAAACTACGTATACGGCTACGGAGCTTGCGGCCAAAGCAAAGATTTTCATGGGCGAAGCTTGGAATAAAGGGGCAGGTAAGCAAATCGTCCACATGGCCTCTGGCGGGAGCAGCCCCGAGTTCGGAGAAGTCATGGATTTCAGGTTATCGGACACCGAAGGACAATCAACCAGCTCCTATACCGTAACACTAAGTAAAAGCGGACACGTGCTCCAAGTGAGACGCAAGGGCTCGATCTCCAAAGATGCAGCTGTAGAGCAAAATATGGACTTAAAGCAGTTTATCGAAGTTGCGGACGCCTGGATGACTCGCTGGTCTGACGAACGTCTGACATTAGCAGCAAAAGAGATAAAAGAAACTTCCATTTATCTCGTCTATATTCCAGTCCGGGAGCAAATCTCCATTCCGCAGATGAAAGTCGTATGGCGATTTGATCGCCGTACCGGTGCGTTGATGAGCTTTGATGCGTCAAATTATTTTTCCCATTATAATAAAAACTTTCCCCTTAACCCGAAGCTGACAGCAGAGCAAGCCTCTGCGAAGCTTGGCCCATACGTAAACGTCTCGGGTAAGCCAAAGCTGAAGCTCCACAACGACAAACTCGTCTATGCATTTCCCGTCACCGGGATTGAAGGCGTTACTCACGTATACATTAATGCTCGCACAGGCGCTGGCGAAGGTATTGACTACAAACTGTAA
- a CDS encoding glycosyl hydrolase family 95 catalytic domain-containing protein — MKESNRNNHRMWYSKPAEIWNEALPIGNGRLGAMIFGGVVEERLKLNEDSMWYGGPRDRNNEDALPHLPHIRKLIMEGKLREAEEMASMTMAGLPEAQRHYVPLGELQLSFGNHDGPVEDYVRELDLDLGISTVSYRVNGIHYTRELFASHPDQAIIIRISADKKNALSMKARFNRQNWRYLEKTKKWEQSGLIMRGECGGKDGSSFAAVLKAIPDGGACQLLGEYLLVKDASTVTLLLTAETTFRQEDPELYTTLRMEELSRIPYETLLVRHTSDYHELFSRVSLNLSKRSDRHDGPTDERLQQFQRGEEDPELIETYFQFGRYLMISSSRPGSLPANLQGIWNDSFTPPWDSKFTININAQMNYWLAENCNLAECHEPLFDLIERMREPGRVTAQKMYDCRGFTAHHNTDIWADTAPQDTYLPASFWPLGAAWLCLHLWEHYRYSQNLIFLEEAYETMKESAQFLIDYLIEDADGRLITCPSVSPENSYRLPNGEVGVLCAGASMDFQIIEALFTACIQSAELIGRDHTFREELAAALKRIPKTQIGKYGQIQEWMEDYEEVEPGHRHISHLFGLYPGESFTPEHTPELAKAARTTLERRLENGGGHTGWSRAWIIHFWARLQDGQKAYENVRALLEHSTLPNLFDNHPPFQIDGNFGGSSGIAEMLLQSHTDVIRLLPALPDNWCEGSVEGLRARGGYTIGFSWAKAEITEVNVKSTIAGLCQLEGPGLKPISFNAEAGGTYTFTPTSSEILSQTQ; from the coding sequence ATGAAAGAATCTAATCGGAACAATCATCGCATGTGGTACAGCAAACCGGCAGAGATATGGAACGAGGCCTTGCCAATCGGGAACGGTCGGCTTGGCGCAATGATATTTGGAGGTGTAGTGGAGGAGCGTTTGAAGTTAAATGAAGACTCGATGTGGTATGGGGGTCCCCGGGATCGGAATAACGAAGATGCACTGCCCCATCTGCCCCATATCCGCAAATTAATCATGGAAGGGAAACTTCGGGAGGCTGAAGAGATGGCCAGCATGACGATGGCCGGGCTTCCTGAAGCCCAAAGACATTATGTGCCACTTGGTGAGCTGCAGTTATCATTCGGCAATCATGATGGTCCTGTTGAAGACTATGTACGTGAGCTGGATTTGGACCTGGGCATCTCCACGGTTAGCTATCGCGTTAATGGTATCCATTATACTCGTGAGCTGTTTGCCAGTCATCCGGACCAAGCCATCATCATCCGAATCTCAGCAGACAAGAAGAATGCCTTGTCCATGAAAGCCCGATTCAATCGACAGAATTGGAGATATCTGGAGAAAACCAAGAAGTGGGAGCAGAGCGGACTCATTATGCGGGGTGAATGCGGTGGTAAAGACGGCAGTTCCTTCGCAGCTGTGTTGAAAGCGATACCAGACGGAGGTGCCTGTCAGCTCCTTGGCGAGTATTTGCTGGTGAAGGACGCGAGCACGGTCACACTGCTGCTTACTGCAGAAACGACTTTCCGCCAGGAAGATCCGGAATTATACACTACACTTCGTATGGAAGAGCTCAGCCGGATTCCTTATGAAACACTGCTTGTACGGCATACATCGGATTATCATGAACTGTTCAGCCGGGTTTCGTTGAACCTGTCCAAACGTTCTGATCGTCATGATGGTCCGACAGATGAGAGATTACAACAGTTCCAAAGGGGAGAAGAAGACCCCGAATTGATCGAAACCTATTTTCAGTTTGGTCGTTATCTGATGATATCCTCAAGCCGGCCAGGCTCCTTGCCTGCTAATCTTCAAGGCATATGGAATGACAGTTTCACTCCCCCATGGGACAGCAAATTTACGATCAACATTAATGCCCAAATGAACTACTGGCTCGCTGAAAACTGCAATCTAGCCGAGTGCCATGAGCCATTGTTCGATCTGATTGAGCGAATGCGGGAGCCTGGCCGAGTTACGGCACAAAAGATGTATGACTGCCGCGGGTTTACCGCGCATCATAATACGGATATTTGGGCAGACACGGCCCCTCAGGATACCTACCTGCCAGCTTCCTTCTGGCCGCTGGGTGCTGCCTGGTTATGCCTGCACTTATGGGAGCATTATCGCTACAGTCAGAATCTCATTTTTCTGGAGGAAGCATACGAAACGATGAAGGAATCGGCCCAATTTCTCATTGATTATCTGATTGAGGATGCAGATGGGCGTCTAATTACCTGTCCATCCGTCTCTCCAGAGAACAGTTACAGACTACCAAATGGTGAGGTTGGGGTGCTATGCGCTGGCGCTTCGATGGATTTTCAGATTATTGAAGCTCTGTTCACTGCATGCATTCAAAGTGCCGAGTTGATCGGAAGGGACCATACATTCAGGGAAGAACTTGCTGCTGCTCTGAAGCGAATTCCCAAGACTCAAATCGGCAAATACGGACAAATCCAGGAATGGATGGAGGATTACGAAGAAGTGGAACCGGGACACCGGCACATCTCCCATCTATTTGGTTTGTACCCTGGAGAAAGCTTCACTCCAGAACACACGCCGGAACTTGCAAAAGCAGCACGTACAACGCTCGAACGTAGATTGGAGAATGGTGGGGGGCATACCGGATGGAGCCGGGCCTGGATCATTCACTTCTGGGCAAGACTTCAGGATGGGCAGAAGGCTTATGAAAATGTAAGAGCTCTCCTGGAGCACTCCACGTTGCCCAATCTTTTTGACAATCATCCTCCGTTTCAGATTGACGGCAACTTCGGAGGATCCTCTGGAATTGCTGAGATGTTATTGCAGAGCCACACCGATGTGATCCGGCTTCTGCCTGCCTTACCAGACAACTGGTGTGAAGGGAGTGTGGAGGGGCTCAGGGCCCGAGGCGGATATACCATTGGATTTTCGTGGGCGAAAGCGGAAATTACTGAAGTCAACGTAAAAAGTACAATTGCTGGACTTTGTCAGTTGGAAGGCCCTGGCCTTAAGCCGATTTCTTTCAATGCAGAAGCTGGCGGAACGTATACGTTTACACCGACATCGTCTGAAATATTGTCACAAACCCAATGA
- a CDS encoding ABC transporter substrate-binding protein codes for MRKTGSFVLACILLLSIALAGCSSSNGGSGEEGSDPSSGDNVTMNVFAHQSSDTNLQTNKFTKKMEEKFNVKINWTTVPFDGAAEKRQISLASGDYPDLYLLIPWVDRFSQTDLLKFGQQGVIVPLNDLIEQYAPNIKKVLDSSEYYKAMNTAPDGNIYGLTGLNECFHCSYPNKMWMNTKWLEQLGLSEPTTTEEFKEVLKAFKTKDPNGNGKADEVPLSGSIENFGVHIIPYLMNGFIYDDDRTYLIAKDGRVDTVANKPEWKEGLAYIKSLYDEGLIDPGAFTQNVGAFKKIGDNADAQLLGAGAAMHPSLFVNTAEGAPYGKDYNPIAPLKGPHANYATYNYPIDPGASFVLTNKASEETQIAAIKMLDYLYTQEGAMSAYLGEEGTSWRKPEEGDVALNDQVEPLYKAIPLPTGAEPRNDSWGALSQYNHHRAYRDAEVQGKDIYAGDGYERRLYEATLLMEGKEPKEVFPHWALWVDPANADETSMMQTNLKDYIDQNALQFITGAKSLEKDWDDYVKGLEGLNIQRYLEIMQAAYDSSSISK; via the coding sequence TTGAGAAAAACAGGGTCATTCGTACTTGCTTGTATACTGCTCCTGTCTATAGCACTTGCGGGATGTTCATCCTCTAATGGTGGCAGCGGAGAAGAGGGGAGCGACCCTTCATCCGGGGACAACGTGACCATGAATGTGTTTGCTCATCAAAGTTCAGATACCAACCTTCAAACGAACAAGTTTACGAAAAAGATGGAAGAGAAGTTTAATGTGAAGATCAACTGGACGACCGTTCCTTTTGACGGCGCTGCTGAAAAAAGACAAATATCATTGGCTTCAGGGGACTACCCGGATCTGTATTTGCTCATTCCATGGGTGGACCGTTTTTCTCAAACGGACTTGTTGAAATTTGGCCAGCAAGGTGTCATTGTGCCGCTGAATGATCTAATTGAGCAATACGCACCGAATATCAAAAAGGTACTGGACAGCAGTGAGTATTATAAAGCAATGAACACTGCACCCGACGGCAATATTTACGGTCTGACAGGCTTGAATGAATGTTTCCACTGCTCCTATCCGAACAAAATGTGGATGAATACGAAATGGCTAGAGCAGCTTGGTTTATCCGAGCCTACAACGACGGAAGAATTTAAGGAAGTGCTAAAGGCATTCAAAACCAAGGACCCGAATGGCAATGGCAAAGCGGATGAAGTGCCTCTTAGCGGTTCCATTGAAAACTTCGGCGTGCACATCATTCCCTATTTGATGAACGGGTTTATCTACGACGATGACAGAACCTATCTCATTGCTAAGGATGGCCGGGTTGATACGGTTGCGAACAAACCGGAGTGGAAGGAAGGACTGGCCTATATCAAGTCGCTGTATGATGAAGGTTTGATTGACCCTGGTGCGTTCACGCAAAATGTGGGGGCCTTTAAAAAAATCGGAGATAATGCGGATGCGCAGCTTCTTGGCGCAGGTGCAGCCATGCACCCATCTCTTTTTGTAAATACAGCTGAGGGTGCTCCTTATGGTAAGGATTATAATCCGATTGCTCCTTTGAAAGGGCCGCATGCCAATTATGCGACCTATAACTATCCAATTGACCCTGGAGCATCGTTTGTCCTCACAAACAAGGCAAGTGAAGAGACACAGATTGCAGCCATAAAAATGCTGGATTATCTCTATACACAAGAGGGAGCCATGAGTGCATATTTGGGTGAGGAGGGCACCAGCTGGCGCAAGCCGGAGGAAGGCGACGTGGCCCTTAATGATCAGGTAGAGCCGCTCTACAAAGCCATTCCCCTCCCCACAGGAGCGGAACCTCGTAATGACAGCTGGGGTGCGCTTAGTCAGTATAATCACCACAGGGCATACCGTGATGCCGAAGTACAGGGCAAGGACATCTATGCAGGTGACGGATATGAGCGCCGACTTTATGAGGCAACACTCTTGATGGAAGGCAAAGAACCCAAGGAAGTTTTTCCGCATTGGGCACTATGGGTGGACCCGGCCAATGCGGACGAAACAAGCATGATGCAGACGAACCTCAAGGATTATATTGACCAGAATGCCCTGCAATTCATCACTGGAGCTAAGAGTCTGGAAAAGGATTGGGACGATTATGTGAAAGGGCTGGAAGGCCTTAACATCCAGCGTTATCTGGAAATTATGCAGGCAGCGTATGATTCTTCATCCATTTCCAAGTAG
- a CDS encoding carbohydrate ABC transporter permease, whose amino-acid sequence MSKLQSQAGSAVSQRSTIRESFGDRVFIAIIYLILTVVLIAVLYPLIYIVSSSLSSPAAVTSGKVWLWPVDMTLDGYKSVLRNDQVIMGYANSLFYTTIGTIISVALTIMIAYPLSKKTFVGRSPLMMFITFTMLFSGGLIPTYLVVKSMGLIDTRWALLIPNAIWVWQVIIARTFFQNSIPEELSEAADIDGCSDIRFIFSVILPLAKPIIAVLSLMYAVGQWNAYFDALIYLKTQSLYPLQLILRSILILSNTTGNMDVGEMVKQQQMAELMKFSLIVMASLPVLVIYPFVQRYFVQGMLIGSVKG is encoded by the coding sequence ATGAGCAAGTTGCAGTCCCAAGCCGGCTCAGCGGTTAGTCAGAGGAGCACCATCAGAGAATCTTTTGGGGATCGGGTGTTTATAGCCATCATCTATCTCATTCTGACGGTGGTCTTAATTGCAGTGCTCTATCCACTGATCTATATCGTAAGCTCTTCTCTGAGCAGCCCGGCTGCAGTTACATCCGGAAAAGTCTGGCTGTGGCCTGTGGATATGACACTCGACGGCTATAAGTCTGTATTACGCAACGATCAGGTTATCATGGGTTACGCCAATTCGTTATTTTACACCACAATAGGAACAATCATTAGCGTAGCACTGACCATAATGATTGCTTATCCGCTTTCCAAAAAAACCTTTGTCGGGCGCAGCCCTCTCATGATGTTTATTACATTCACCATGCTATTCTCAGGCGGATTAATTCCAACTTACCTGGTGGTTAAATCCATGGGACTGATTGATACACGCTGGGCTCTGTTGATTCCTAATGCCATCTGGGTGTGGCAGGTGATTATCGCACGTACTTTTTTTCAGAATTCCATCCCGGAAGAGCTGTCCGAGGCAGCCGATATTGACGGATGCAGTGATATCCGTTTCATTTTCAGCGTCATTTTGCCGCTTGCCAAACCCATCATCGCTGTTTTGTCATTGATGTATGCCGTGGGGCAGTGGAATGCGTATTTTGATGCCCTGATTTATTTAAAAACGCAATCGCTCTATCCGCTTCAGTTGATTCTCCGCAGCATTCTGATCCTGAGTAACACCACGGGAAATATGGATGTGGGAGAGATGGTGAAGCAGCAGCAAATGGCCGAGCTGATGAAGTTCTCACTCATTGTAATGGCCAGCTTGCCGGTACTCGTCATTTATCCGTTTGTACAGCGATATTTCGTTCAGGGCATGTTGATTGGCTCCGTCAAGGGCTAA
- a CDS encoding ABC transporter permease, with protein sequence MIPPVAYFIIFKYVPMVNAVLAFKDYNVIKGIWGSPWVGTKYFELLFQNPAFATLIKNTLYISFYSLVVGFPVPILLALALNEVKNAKFKKTVQMVTYAPYFISTVVMVSIIMLFLSPRLGIVNTIAGTLGFEAVNFLGEPGLFRSIYVFSDVWQSMGYSAVIYLAALAGIDPSLYEAAKVDGANRFQKMVNIDLPGLLPAAVIILILSVGNIMAVGFEKIYLLQNPLNLSASEIISTYVYKMGLLNANYSFATAVGLFNSLINLILLLTVNAAAKRLSNTSLW encoded by the coding sequence ATGATTCCTCCCGTCGCGTACTTCATTATTTTCAAGTATGTGCCTATGGTTAATGCAGTGCTCGCTTTCAAGGATTACAACGTGATCAAGGGGATCTGGGGAAGTCCGTGGGTAGGCACCAAATATTTTGAACTGCTTTTCCAAAACCCGGCGTTCGCTACCCTGATCAAAAACACACTGTATATTTCGTTTTACAGTTTGGTCGTGGGTTTTCCAGTCCCCATCCTTCTAGCACTGGCGTTGAACGAAGTCAAGAATGCCAAATTCAAAAAAACGGTACAGATGGTTACTTATGCACCTTACTTTATTTCAACGGTGGTCATGGTATCCATCATCATGCTTTTCCTATCGCCGCGCCTGGGCATTGTGAACACAATTGCAGGGACGCTTGGTTTTGAAGCGGTCAATTTCCTTGGAGAGCCTGGGCTGTTTCGTTCCATCTATGTATTTTCGGATGTCTGGCAGAGCATGGGATATTCCGCAGTCATCTATTTGGCAGCACTTGCAGGTATTGATCCTTCATTGTACGAGGCAGCCAAGGTTGATGGTGCTAACCGGTTTCAGAAAATGGTGAACATCGATCTGCCCGGCCTGCTGCCGGCGGCAGTCATTATCCTGATTCTGAGCGTTGGCAATATCATGGCCGTCGGATTTGAAAAAATTTATTTGCTGCAAAATCCGTTGAACTTATCGGCTTCCGAGATTATCTCCACCTATGTGTACAAAATGGGTTTACTGAATGCCAATTACAGCTTTGCTACTGCAGTGGGCCTCTTTAATTCGCTTATTAACCTGATTCTGTTGTTAACAGTCAATGCTGCTGCCAAGCGTCTGTCCAATACAAGCTTATGGTAA
- a CDS encoding helix-turn-helix domain-containing protein, translating to MQRLWSKFSPLFRKFMISYLIVLMIPQIAGYASYRTSIEAARTSSIENSLKSLNLSKEIIERNLMLVEDFTRQLAINQDLNRLIADPKPHDVNNVYGLSRMQRSLSMYSSTNDYLSRFFIYIPNYNVIITPTTVYYRPEHYFAANRLEGITFAEWKENVLKKPHLNEIIPLQNYKKEILSGVFEDAPAITFLQSLPLNSFNKPQATIGVMIDENQMASLTQHIVEQYGGWTLVTDSNGDIIFSRGIDEAEAENLKGMPANKNDEVMPMDDGRLLISIHSNQNGWNYMAGIPEGALMVKADQIKQVTLTFTLATLGIGLLIGLMLAYRHSAPIHRLLSVFREQDIGLPGKTSNEYDFLASNITSLITNNHVLKNALNEQIPMLRDGFIKRLLTGEFYTIPELEALSSQTDIPLHTSRGVVGIVKVDGYGSPDSEEIIQELSVARLIVHEALTAWNSEVLITDWGTDQIAFIQPLTVEPSDIAMHTTVSELSKRMDAVYGEYRVSTTVGMGASYEVWNDVGRSFNEARQALEYAIHMGTEHLVRFEDTVKETELYYYPMESEQRLLNTLKAGEMEESDRVLDQLFHRNFTERELSYDMTQQFVVELKGTFLKLEPKIMLDEALVDEFKNRIAAIQATDSVTVLRDKFHQLAKDVCLDIQRKKSNLHAEIVNETMAYIQERYADATLTVYRIAEQMGKPEKYISQLFKEYTGENLSDYVEKVRINKAAELLRETERTIDEIALTTGYNSAHSFRRAFKRVRGVLPSSFRQMENEM from the coding sequence ATGCAGCGCTTATGGTCCAAATTCTCGCCTTTGTTTCGCAAATTCATGATTTCGTATCTTATTGTTCTCATGATTCCTCAAATTGCCGGATATGCTTCCTATCGAACATCCATTGAAGCAGCGAGGACCAGCTCGATTGAGAACAGCCTCAAATCGCTCAACCTGAGCAAGGAGATTATTGAACGAAATCTGATGCTGGTTGAGGATTTCACGAGACAACTGGCCATTAACCAGGATTTAAACCGTCTAATAGCTGATCCCAAGCCGCATGACGTTAATAATGTCTATGGTTTGAGCCGCATGCAGCGCAGCCTGTCCATGTACAGCAGTACGAATGATTATTTGTCTCGTTTTTTCATCTATATCCCCAACTATAATGTCATTATTACGCCTACGACGGTTTACTACCGACCTGAGCATTATTTTGCTGCCAACCGCCTGGAAGGCATCACGTTTGCAGAGTGGAAAGAGAATGTATTAAAAAAGCCTCATTTAAACGAAATTATTCCCCTACAAAATTATAAGAAGGAGATTCTCAGTGGTGTGTTTGAGGACGCTCCAGCTATCACGTTTCTTCAGTCGCTTCCTTTGAACAGCTTCAACAAGCCGCAGGCTACCATTGGCGTCATGATTGATGAGAATCAGATGGCGAGTTTGACTCAACATATTGTGGAGCAATATGGGGGGTGGACATTGGTGACAGATTCGAATGGGGATATTATTTTTTCGCGTGGTATAGATGAAGCCGAGGCGGAAAACTTGAAAGGTATGCCCGCTAACAAGAACGATGAAGTGATGCCTATGGACGACGGGCGGCTACTTATTTCCATTCACTCCAATCAAAATGGCTGGAATTACATGGCTGGCATCCCCGAAGGTGCGCTTATGGTAAAGGCCGATCAGATCAAGCAGGTTACCTTAACGTTTACGCTAGCAACACTTGGTATTGGATTATTGATTGGGCTAATGCTGGCTTACCGACACAGCGCACCGATTCACCGGCTTCTGTCGGTCTTCCGGGAACAGGATATAGGGCTGCCCGGAAAGACAAGCAACGAATATGATTTTTTGGCAAGCAATATCACCAGCCTCATTACCAATAACCATGTACTTAAGAATGCATTAAACGAACAGATTCCCATGTTACGGGATGGATTTATCAAACGTCTGCTGACAGGTGAGTTTTACACCATCCCCGAGTTGGAGGCGCTCTCTTCCCAGACCGATATACCTCTTCATACGAGCCGAGGGGTTGTAGGAATAGTGAAGGTAGACGGTTATGGAAGTCCGGATAGCGAAGAAATTATTCAAGAACTAAGCGTCGCCAGGCTTATTGTGCATGAAGCCTTGACGGCATGGAATTCAGAGGTATTGATAACCGACTGGGGAACAGATCAGATTGCTTTTATACAACCGCTTACTGTTGAACCCTCGGATATAGCCATGCACACAACGGTTTCCGAACTGAGCAAACGGATGGATGCAGTTTACGGGGAATACCGGGTGTCGACCACTGTTGGAATGGGTGCTTCTTATGAGGTGTGGAATGATGTTGGCCGTTCATTTAACGAGGCCAGACAAGCATTGGAATATGCCATTCATATGGGAACAGAGCATCTGGTGAGATTCGAGGACACCGTCAAGGAAACCGAATTGTATTACTATCCGATGGAGTCCGAACAGCGTCTGCTCAATACGCTGAAGGCGGGTGAAATGGAAGAATCGGATCGGGTTCTGGATCAGTTGTTCCACCGCAATTTTACCGAGCGGGAGCTGTCTTATGACATGACACAGCAGTTCGTTGTGGAATTGAAGGGAACATTTCTGAAGCTGGAACCCAAGATCATGCTGGACGAAGCGCTTGTCGATGAGTTTAAGAACCGGATTGCGGCTATTCAGGCAACGGACAGTGTTACCGTACTCCGGGACAAGTTTCATCAACTGGCAAAAGACGTATGTCTGGACATACAACGCAAAAAATCCAATTTACATGCTGAAATTGTTAACGAAACGATGGCTTACATTCAGGAACGCTATGCCGATGCAACCTTAACGGTATATCGCATTGCAGAACAAATGGGTAAGCCGGAAAAATATATCTCGCAGTTATTCAAGGAGTATACCGGAGAGAACCTTTCCGACTATGTGGAGAAGGTGCGAATTAACAAAGCTGCTGAATTGCTCCGTGAGACTGAGCGAACGATCGATGAGATTGCTCTGACCACCGGATACAACAGCGCGCATTCATTCCGGAGAGCCTTCAAGCGAGTCCGTGGGGTTTTGCCTAGTTCATTTCGCCAGATGGAGAATGAAATGTAA
- a CDS encoding NUDIX domain-containing protein, whose protein sequence is MAIMTDSKGNIFLEFNPIKYEKLITMTLDAPLTHALIVVKCQGKFLLMHNKWRNNWELPGGVIEPGETAEQCVIRELLEETNQPMDTAEFKGLMKFKLQPSFHGPERTEYGALFMGELCELHEFVENDEASSIVLWDGSSEIGDIAEIDRKLIEFV, encoded by the coding sequence ATGGCAATCATGACGGATTCAAAAGGCAACATATTTTTGGAATTTAATCCTATCAAGTATGAAAAGCTCATTACGATGACGCTGGATGCTCCACTAACCCATGCCCTAATTGTGGTGAAGTGCCAAGGGAAGTTCCTCCTTATGCATAATAAGTGGAGAAACAACTGGGAACTGCCAGGAGGTGTGATTGAACCTGGTGAGACCGCTGAACAATGTGTCATTCGAGAATTGTTAGAGGAAACCAACCAACCTATGGACACGGCTGAATTTAAAGGGTTAATGAAGTTTAAACTTCAGCCAAGTTTCCATGGACCTGAACGGACAGAATATGGGGCTCTGTTTATGGGGGAACTGTGCGAACTTCATGAGTTTGTTGAAAACGATGAAGCTTCTTCAATTGTTCTTTGGGATGGTTCATCGGAGATTGGTGACATCGCAGAAATAGATAGGAAGTTAATTGAGTTTGTTTGA